In the genome of Streptomyces sp. NBC_00259, the window CCGACCAGGAGCAACTGCTCCTGGCGGCAATGGCGTCCGGAGTCCACTTCCCCGATCTGGGCGATGCCGACCCGCTGCCGCTGCTGGCCGTGGCTCAGCTCCGCACACGGGACGTGCCGGACCTGAGGGGACCGGACGGATGCGACCTGCTCCAGGTGTTCTGGTGCCCCTTCGAGGTACACGGCCCGGATCGCACGATCGACGTGGTCCTCAAGTGGCGCCGGGCGGAGGATGTCGGCGCCGTGCTGACGCCGCAGCCCCAACCGCCGGTCGTGGGCCGCGAGGAGTGCGTGCCGTCCACGTGTGTCCTCCACCCGGAGCAGGTCGTGGAGCACGAGTATCTCGGCCTGCTGGGTGAGGACCTCCAGGAGGAGATCGCCGAGTGGGAGGAGGGCCTCCTGGACGAGGGGGACGCCGAGGACGGCGAGGACGCTTCCGACTCCTCGGCTCCGGCGAGTTACGCCACCTACGAGGAGTACGAAGCGGCGATGGCCGCCGCCCGCGCCGAGGAACCGGACGAGATCGACTACATGAGCGATCTGTCCGTCGCCCCCGGCTGGAAGGTCGGCGGCTACGCCTCCTGGCACCTGACCGGCCCCGCCCCCGTCGACTGCGCCCGGTGCGGGACGCCGATGCCTCCGCTGCTCACCGTCGACACATGGGAGTACGACGGCGCTTCACGAAGCTGGCTGCCCGTCGAGGACCGCGCCGACGAGGACCCGCGAGTCATCGATCCCGTCGGCGTCTATCTCGGCCGCGGCCAGATGCGCGTCCACACGTGCCCGACCGACCCGACCCACCCGCACCGTCTCAGCTTCCAGTGAGCCCCATCAAATCCGCGCGTCCGAGCCGGAGCCTGCTTCGAACGCGGTCGGCTCATCGAACACACCCAAGGCAGCCCCCGAGCCGATACGGCGCCGGGGGCCGGTCCTGAGTGCTGGGACGCTACTTCCAGATCTCGTTCGCCCATTCGGGGTGGTCGATGAATGGGTTGCGGTTCTTCTGGATGCTGAAGATCTTGTCGTTGCGGGTCTTCTCGAAGGCGTCCGGTGGGTCCTGGTCGTTCCACTGCTTGAGGACGGACAGGCGTCCCATGGCCGGCGCGGAGCCGTTGTCGACCTGGTCGTTGGGTTCGAGGTCGGGGAAGCCGTCGGCGCCTTCGTAGCGGACGGCCATGTAGAGGATCATGCGGGCGACGTCGCCCTTGACCTCGTCACGGGGCTCGAACGAGTCGCCGTCGGAGCGGCTGCCAGGGGCCTCGTCGACCGGGTCGCCGCCGTTGTCGAAGTCGAGGTTGCCGCGGGTGGAGTTGACCGTCACGTCCTCCGGCCGGAGGTGGTGGATGTCGGTCCCGGGGCCGGTCGCGGTGCCGAAGTCGCCGTGAGACTTGGCCCAGACGTGTTCGCGGTTCCAGTCGTCCGCGCCGCCGCCGTGGGCGTCTTTCGACTGCGACCGGCCGGAGTAGACGAGAATGACGTTGGACGCGTTGCCGGGGTCCTCGTCGGTGGTCTTCAGCGCGTCCCAGACCTCGTCGTAGGACAGCTTTGTCTGCTCGCTGATGATCGTGTTGAGTGCGGTCTTCAGCTCTTCGCCGGTCTTGCCGACGGCTCCCTCGTAGTAGGTGTCGTCCAGCGGTGCGGCTGCCGGGCGGAGTTCGGGTGGGGTGGAGGGGGTGCCGGTGGCGAAGGCCGCTGCGGGCAGGGCAACAGCGCCGACCGCTACAACGGCCAGGACGGGCCGGCGCCAGGGGCGGCGCTGACGGTGAGTGGACATGGTGTGGGGGGTGTCCTCTCGCTCGGAGCAGGCACGAGCACCCAAGGCACGGCTATCAGCCGGACGTTGAGGTGTGCCTGACAGACGGGTGATGACAGGGAGTTCAAGCCAAGGAGCTTGTCATGGCCTGGACACCCGCGAGTGGATCTCCCGGGCACATGGTGTGCCGACACCGTGAAGGGTCAGATCCGGGCGTGGCACGTGCTCGTACGGGCGGAGAGGAAGCGGGGCCTGCCTGGACTCCCCCGGCCTCCCCTGGACTCGCCTGGCTTCCCGCATGCGCAAGGGCTCGTCCCCCTGCTGCGCGGAGGCCCGGGCCGGCCGGCGAACCGACCGTCCACAGCCTTGAGTTCCCGTGCCTGCGGGCACATCATGACGTGCTGCCGAGTCCCGGCGGATCGCCAGCCGTGCCGTCCGCAGACCGGTCCCGGTGGTGGATCTCGATCTCGAGAAGCTCACCGTCGTTGGCAAGGAGCGCGTCCTGCTCGTCCGTCACGCACCATCAGGCACTTCTGCCACAGCCGGAGTCGCCTTTCTGTCAATCCTCGGCGCAGCGGCGGAATCCGGTGAAGAGACCCTGGCGGCCTGCACCCGGGACGGGCACCATTCCCTACCGCACCATCCCCCACAGGACGCGCCATGACAACGAAGGCATGAGTGATGACCATGATTCGGCACCCTCGCCGCAGAGGTAGGTCCACTGCGGTTCTGTCCCTGCTCCTCATCGTGTTGGCCGGTGTCCTCGGCACGGCACCCGGCTCGTCGGCGGAGCCCGGCTCGTCGGCGGAGCCCGGCTCGTCGGCGGAGCCCGGCTGGTGGACCCCGGCCGCGCGGCCCGCACCCGACTCCGAGATCAACGTCACGGGCGAGCCTTTCAAAGGGACCGGCCCCCAGGGACAGGTACGGGGCTTCGTCGACGCGCACAACCATCTGATGTCCAACGAGGCCTTCGGCGGCCGGCTCATCTGCGGCAAGCCGTTCTCCGAGAAGGGCATCGCCGACGCGCTCAAGGACTGTCCCGAGCACTACCCCGACGGCTCGCTCGCGATCTTCGACTTCATCACCAAGGGCGGCGACGGCAAGCACGACCCCAACGGGTGGCCGACGTTCAAGGACTGGCCGGCCCATGACTCGCTGACCCACCAGCAGAACTACTACGCATGGGTCGAGCGGGCCTGGCGCGGTGGTCAGCGGGTGCTCGTCAACGACCTCGTCACCAACGGCGTGATCTGCTCGGTCTACTTCTTCAAGGACCGCAGCTGCGACGAGATGACCTCCATCCGCCTGCAGGCGCAGAAGACGTACGACATGCAGGCCCACATCGACACGATGTACGGCGGCCCGGGCAAGGGCTGGTTCAGGATCGTCACCGATGCCGCGCAGGCCCGCCAGGTCATCCAGCAGGGCAAGCTGGCGGTCGTGCTCGGGGTCGAGACCTCCGAGCCGTTCGGCTGCAAGCAGATCCTGGACATCGCCCAGTGCGGGCAGGACGACATCGACCGCGGCCTGGACGAGCTGCACGCGCTGGGCGTGCGCAGCATGTTCCTGTGCCACAAGTTCGACAACGCCCTGTGCGGCGTCCGGTTCGACTCGGGCACTCTCGGCACGGCGATCAACGTCGGCCAGTTCCTGTCGACCGGCACCTTCTGGAAGACCGAGAAGTGCACGGGCCCGCAGCACGACAACCCCATCGGCAGCGCACAGGCGCCCGAGGCGGAGAAGAAACTCCCGCAGGGCGTCACGGTCCCGTCGTACGCCGCGGACGCCCAGTGCAACACCCGCGGTCTGAGCGCACTGGGCGAGTACGCCGTGCGCGGCATGATGAAGCGCGGCATGATGCTGGAGATCGACCACATGGGGGTCAAGGCCGCGGGCCGGGCTCTGGACATCCTGGAGTCCGAGGCGTACCCCGGGGTGATCTCCTCGCACAGCTGGATGGACCTCAACTGGACTGAGCGCGTCTACCGTCTCGGCGGCTTCATCGCCCAGTACATGCACGGCTCCGAGGGGTTCATCGACGAAGCGAAGCGTACGCAGGCGCTGCGCGAGAAGTACGACGTCGGCTACGGCTACGGCACCGACATGAACGGCGTCGGCGGCTGGCCCGGCCCCCGCGGCGCCACCACCCCGAACCCGGTGCGCTACCCCTTCCGAAGCGCCGACGGCAGCGCGGTCCTCGACAGGCAGACCACCGGTG includes:
- a CDS encoding endonuclease I family protein, with the protein product MSTHRQRRPWRRPVLAVVAVGAVALPAAAFATGTPSTPPELRPAAAPLDDTYYEGAVGKTGEELKTALNTIISEQTKLSYDEVWDALKTTDEDPGNASNVILVYSGRSQSKDAHGGGADDWNREHVWAKSHGDFGTATGPGTDIHHLRPEDVTVNSTRGNLDFDNGGDPVDEAPGSRSDGDSFEPRDEVKGDVARMILYMAVRYEGADGFPDLEPNDQVDNGSAPAMGRLSVLKQWNDQDPPDAFEKTRNDKIFSIQKNRNPFIDHPEWANEIWK
- a CDS encoding discoidin domain-containing protein — encoded protein: MTMIRHPRRRGRSTAVLSLLLIVLAGVLGTAPGSSAEPGSSAEPGSSAEPGWWTPAARPAPDSEINVTGEPFKGTGPQGQVRGFVDAHNHLMSNEAFGGRLICGKPFSEKGIADALKDCPEHYPDGSLAIFDFITKGGDGKHDPNGWPTFKDWPAHDSLTHQQNYYAWVERAWRGGQRVLVNDLVTNGVICSVYFFKDRSCDEMTSIRLQAQKTYDMQAHIDTMYGGPGKGWFRIVTDAAQARQVIQQGKLAVVLGVETSEPFGCKQILDIAQCGQDDIDRGLDELHALGVRSMFLCHKFDNALCGVRFDSGTLGTAINVGQFLSTGTFWKTEKCTGPQHDNPIGSAQAPEAEKKLPQGVTVPSYAADAQCNTRGLSALGEYAVRGMMKRGMMLEIDHMGVKAAGRALDILESEAYPGVISSHSWMDLNWTERVYRLGGFIAQYMHGSEGFIDEAKRTQALREKYDVGYGYGTDMNGVGGWPGPRGATTPNPVRYPFRSADGSAVLDRQTTGERTWDLNTDGAAHYGLVPDWLEDIRVVGGKEVVDDLMRGAESYLRTWKASEDHRPGVNLAAGASASASSSEWNPFTSYAPGRAVDGDTATRWASDWSDDQSLTVDLGSARVVGRVTLDWERAYAKAYRIEISADGTNWQSVWSTTAGDGGLDTAQFSATSARYVRVHGLERGTKWGYSLREVGVRGS